In the genome of Acidimicrobiales bacterium, one region contains:
- a CDS encoding IS30 family transposase: TSLAPFTQDDLDAIAAELNGRPRQTLGWLKPSEALDQALR; this comes from the coding sequence GGACCAGCCTCGCCCCGTTCACCCAAGACGACCTCGACGCCATCGCCGCCGAGCTCAACGGACGCCCTCGACAAACCCTCGGCTGGCTGAAACCATCCGAAGCACTCGACCAGGCGTTGCGATGA